ACTTTCAAATGCTTTTCGATTTTTTAAGTAATCAATCGTACTCCATGTATCTCTATATCCGATACGTTTTAAAATTTGAACTGGTGTTAATGCTGAACCAGTTTCATTTTCAAGCACGAGCCCCATTTTTTTATAACCTATCGTTTGACCATTTTTCCGTAATTGCACAAATTCCAGAGCCCACATGACTACTGTTGGGGTTAGGAAAACATGAACTGCTTCATTTTTGACTTTTTTCCGTAAAAAATGCTCAACTCCAAGTGTTACAAAACTTGATATTGTTAGATCAAGCAGCAA
The window above is part of the Virgibacillus proomii genome. Proteins encoded here:
- a CDS encoding RDD family protein, which produces MKPITKKRTKALLLDLTISSFVTLGVEHFLRKKVKNEAVHVFLTPTVVMWALEFVQLRKNGQTIGYKKMGLVLENETGSALTPVQILKRIGYRDTWSTIDYLKNRKAFESEDGAILPHDRFAKTVVKEQ